One Phaseolus vulgaris cultivar G19833 chromosome 11, P. vulgaris v2.0, whole genome shotgun sequence genomic window carries:
- the LOC137822647 gene encoding uncharacterized protein: MGSKAPSWSDQWGNGGLGSGHYDEEDEKVKKSSGSSKKMSAGMDKAKAAAIVGADKAKTAAVVGAQKVKSGTSAGIKWVKNQYQKRTSK, from the coding sequence ATGGGCAGCAAGGCACCAAGTTGGTCTGACCAATGGGGAAATGGAGGGCTTGGTAGTGGCCACTATGATGAGGAGGATGAGAAGGTGAAGAAGAGCAGTGGAAGCAGCAAGAAGATGTCTGCTGGGATGGACAAGGCCAAAGCTGCAGCAATTGTGGGTGCTGACAAGGCTAAAACTGCTGCTGTAGTGGGTGCCCAGAAGGTGAAGAGTGGAACCTCTGCTGGAATCAAATGGGTCAAGAATCAGTACCAGAAAAGGACTTCCAAGTGA